The proteins below come from a single Bacteroidota bacterium genomic window:
- a CDS encoding AAA family ATPase, with amino-acid sequence MERTEALIRKQFSYTPTPGQETLIPNLARFLETDKHNPVFILKGYAGTGKTTIVSALVNMIHLIGKKAVLLAPTGRAAKVFSGYSGKQALTIHKKIYRVSTAKDGSVVMARQLNLHRNALFIVDEASMIATDTKSSGGELFASYNLLENLIDYVFSGENCSLMLVGDTAQLPPVGQQESPALEHAYMKRTFDLTAGVFELSDVVRQASDSGILANATLLRNAIKKNKISLPLFRIGEHKDIVRIGGAELEELLNTEFGNDDKSGTVVICRSNKRANLFNREIRSRVLFHESDIAAGDFIMVVKNNYFWLPETSAAGFIANGDIMEIMRIHKTETLYGFQFADVTARLVDYPDEPEIEVKLLLDTITSESPALPWTENRRLYAEVLEDYKDTASKFKRLQKVKTNPYFNALQVKFSYALTCHKTQGGQWNTVFIDQGYFKEDMLNAEYLQWLYTALTRATGKVYLVNFNELFFID; translated from the coding sequence ATGGAACGCACAGAAGCACTCATACGAAAACAGTTCAGCTACACGCCTACGCCCGGTCAGGAAACCCTGATACCCAACCTCGCACGCTTCCTGGAAACAGATAAACACAACCCGGTATTCATACTCAAAGGATATGCCGGCACCGGTAAAACCACTATAGTGAGTGCGCTGGTGAATATGATTCACCTTATCGGGAAAAAAGCGGTGCTGCTTGCTCCCACAGGCAGAGCGGCAAAAGTATTCAGCGGATATTCAGGCAAACAGGCGCTCACCATACATAAAAAAATATACAGGGTGAGCACTGCCAAAGACGGTTCTGTAGTAATGGCACGACAACTCAATTTGCATCGCAACGCGCTGTTCATTGTTGATGAAGCATCTATGATTGCAACTGACACAAAATCATCAGGCGGTGAATTATTTGCCAGTTATAACCTACTTGAGAATCTTATAGATTACGTATTCAGTGGCGAGAACTGCAGCCTGATGCTGGTAGGTGACACGGCACAATTGCCACCTGTTGGCCAGCAGGAAAGCCCCGCGCTTGAACATGCCTATATGAAGCGCACCTTTGACCTTACGGCAGGAGTTTTTGAATTGAGTGATGTGGTAAGGCAGGCTTCCGATTCGGGAATACTCGCCAATGCAACACTGCTGCGTAATGCAATTAAGAAAAACAAAATCAGTTTGCCTTTGTTCAGAATTGGCGAACACAAGGATATTGTCAGGATTGGAGGTGCCGAACTCGAAGAGCTTCTGAATACTGAATTTGGAAATGATGACAAATCGGGTACAGTGGTGATTTGCCGGTCCAATAAACGTGCGAACCTTTTCAATCGTGAGATACGGTCGCGTGTTCTGTTTCATGAATCGGATATTGCAGCAGGCGATTTCATCATGGTGGTGAAGAATAATTATTTCTGGCTGCCGGAAACATCGGCGGCAGGCTTCATTGCCAACGGTGATATCATGGAGATTATGCGAATCCATAAAACCGAAACCTTGTACGGCTTTCAGTTTGCCGATGTAACAGCACGGCTTGTTGATTATCCCGACGAACCTGAAATTGAAGTCAAGCTGCTGCTGGATACCATAACATCCGAATCTCCTGCCCTGCCCTGGACCGAAAACCGACGGCTGTATGCAGAAGTTCTTGAGGATTACAAAGACACTGCATCAAAATTCAAGCGTCTACAAAAGGTCAAGACAAACCCTTATTTTAACGCGCTTCAGGTAAAATTTTCATACGCCCTCACCTGCCATAAAACTCAGGGCGGACAATGGAACACGGTGTTTATTGATCAGGGGTATTTTAAAGAAGACATGCTGAATGCCGAATACCTTCAATGGCTTTACACGGCACTTACCCGTGCAACGGGAAAGGTATATCTTGTGAATTTCAACGAGCTGTTTTTTATTGATTAA
- the ispF gene encoding 2-C-methyl-D-erythritol 2,4-cyclodiphosphate synthase, translated as MPIRIGFGSDTHRLSDKRDFILGGVKIPHTMGLLGHSDADVLIHAIIDALLGAAALGDIGAHFPDTNPEYKDIDSTVLLSYTVKLISENGYTINNVDTTVTLEKPKLAAYISAIRQSLAELLLIPLGNVSVKAKTSEKLGFIGREEGVTAYAVVLLEG; from the coding sequence ATGCCGATTCGCATCGGGTTCGGGTCTGATACCCACCGGCTTTCCGATAAGCGCGATTTTATTCTTGGTGGAGTGAAAATTCCGCACACTATGGGTTTGCTGGGGCATTCCGATGCCGATGTGCTTATACATGCCATTATTGATGCGCTTTTAGGTGCTGCCGCTTTGGGCGATATAGGCGCGCATTTTCCGGATACCAATCCTGAATATAAAGACATTGACAGTACTGTATTGCTAAGCTATACAGTAAAACTAATCAGTGAAAACGGATATACAATCAATAATGTAGATACCACAGTAACACTGGAAAAGCCGAAACTGGCGGCCTATATTTCTGCCATCAGGCAATCACTTGCAGAGTTGCTGCTGATTCCGTTGGGCAATGTGTCAGTCAAAGCAAAAACTTCTGAAAAGCTCGGCTTTATCGGTCGCGAGGAAGGTGTGACGGCTTACGCCGTGGTGTTGCTGGAAGGTTAA
- the porV gene encoding type IX secretion system outer membrane channel protein PorV, whose protein sequence is MRKNILAFFVALIAVVPVFAQGSQTSDILKNKVNTITTAVPFLMIAPDARSGALGDAGVSSSPDANSMHWNPSKYAFIDKDFGVSVSYSPWLRGLVNDINLAYLGVYKRINERQTLAASLLYFSLGNITFTDEIGSTIGSFKPNEFAVDAAYTYKFSDNFSGGIALRYIYSNLTGGIYVAGAASKAGQTGAADVSVYYQKPFKMGKMASKFAFGANISNIGAKISYTENLERDFIPINLRIGPSFLMNFDKFNSLAVMVDFNKLLVPSPPVYQLDSTGKYMYDVNGNKIIAQGKDPNVPIVTGMLQSFYDAPGGFSEELKEITYSVGLEYWYDKQFSVRGGYFAEHATKGNRKYFTLGAGLRYSVFGLDFAYLIPIEQRNPLENTLRFTLLFNFDAVKGNNNGDGEKKGKKSKD, encoded by the coding sequence ATGAGAAAAAATATTCTGGCATTCTTCGTAGCGCTGATAGCTGTTGTTCCGGTTTTCGCGCAAGGCTCACAAACTAGCGATATATTAAAAAACAAGGTCAATACTATCACTACTGCCGTCCCATTTCTTATGATTGCCCCCGATGCACGCAGCGGTGCACTTGGTGATGCAGGCGTTTCTTCATCGCCCGACGCGAACTCCATGCATTGGAACCCGTCAAAATATGCTTTTATTGACAAGGATTTTGGTGTGTCAGTTTCATACAGCCCCTGGCTACGCGGTTTGGTGAACGATATTAATCTGGCCTATCTTGGTGTGTATAAAAGAATCAATGAAAGGCAGACACTGGCAGCATCACTGCTGTATTTCTCTCTTGGTAATATCACCTTCACCGATGAGATTGGAAGCACAATAGGCTCATTCAAACCGAACGAATTTGCTGTTGATGCGGCGTATACTTATAAATTCTCCGATAATTTTTCGGGAGGAATAGCGCTCCGTTATATTTATTCAAACCTTACCGGAGGAATTTATGTGGCAGGTGCTGCTTCAAAAGCCGGACAGACCGGTGCTGCCGACGTTTCCGTGTATTATCAGAAACCTTTTAAAATGGGTAAAATGGCATCGAAGTTTGCCTTTGGTGCCAACATTTCTAATATTGGTGCGAAAATATCGTATACCGAAAATCTTGAGCGTGACTTTATTCCTATCAACCTGCGGATTGGTCCGTCGTTTTTGATGAATTTCGATAAATTCAACTCACTTGCCGTGATGGTTGATTTCAACAAACTGTTGGTTCCCTCGCCTCCGGTTTATCAGCTTGACAGTACAGGAAAATATATGTATGATGTTAATGGCAATAAAATAATTGCTCAGGGCAAAGATCCTAATGTGCCTATTGTTACGGGTATGTTGCAGTCGTTTTACGATGCACCGGGTGGCTTCTCTGAAGAACTGAAAGAAATTACCTACTCTGTAGGTCTGGAATATTGGTATGATAAACAATTTTCTGTCAGAGGAGGTTACTTTGCCGAGCATGCTACCAAAGGAAACAGAAAATATTTCACTTTAGGCGCAGGCTTACGCTACAGCGTATTTGGTCTCGACTTCGCATATCTTATTCCTATTGAGCAGCGCAATCCGCTCGAAAACACACTTCGCTTTACGCTCTTGTTCAACTTTGATGCTGTTAAAGGCAACAACAACGGCGATGGCGAAAAGAAGGGGAAAAAATCCAAAGACTAA